aggtaaaaaaaattagttctAACTAATAAATACACAAACTAGATTTATTTGCGGATTATGTATGATAACTAGTTCAAGGTTTGGGtaaatttttattagattaaattttatttatatgttgagCATTTTATATGTTGTtagtattatttttcttttcaagtgtTGTGGTAAGCTTATATATAGGGGATAAAAGAGTTCACGTGTCTTGAATTTTACTAACAGTGGAATTATACATTGTTCCTTTTAATGACAGGCAATGTGACATTTTAATATATGACTTTTGAGGACAACTAGGTAATTAATAGGCTTGAAATTCTTGGTGCGTTTAGCGAAGGTAGTCATCATGAAGGTTTATTGGTTTACTGTGGTTTAAAATTCACCAAGCTCACCCAATTAAAAGTTTGCTCAGTGTAGACACGTTAACTTGTGGTTTGCTTGTTGATGATACATGGAGGGACATGTGGAGAacgtataataataatataacttttgacTCCTAAACTTGGCAACTAAGTCTTTTTTTGGTACTTGTACTTTTTTAGTCCACTTTGGTCCTTGAACTTCGCAACTAGATCATTTTGGTCCATAAACTTATTTTGTTAAGATTTAATGATGTGATCATTGTTATTGGAATATGACCAAATCATATGAACTAAGAACTAATCGATATAATGGTTCGAACAAAAGGGTTGAACCAATTGACTAGAAAATTGTCGATACAAAAATCGATAATTAAATAAGGtgaactaatttaattttttgctttttagatttttataaaagtttaattttttatttaattattttttattcaaaaattgaaCCAATCGAATTGATTGAATCGAGAATTGGTAGTCTAATATATTCAACCACCAATCGAGTTATAAAAATACTGAAGTGAAACTATAATATTATAGTATACTatcacttgaaaatttatataatttttaaatttttaaataataatataatataatattaaaatttcacaTCATTAAACTTTCAAGTTGAAATACTTATgtagacaaaaaaaataatatcccTAACTTAAACAAGATTTGTGCTCCAACTCAGCAACTTCTAGTTGCTTCTTATCTTACTATTCATTTATATTATTaccaataatttattaatttcacaGCTTTTCCTTTTCTCTATAAGCTCCTTCCTTGGGAGCCCCATCCCTTTGACTTTCTGCTTTTTAatcttcttcctttcaaaagTTTGAATATATGGATTCTCCTTTCAATTGCCTTTTGTTTGGTAAGTTTCTTTCTTAATTTACTGGGTTTTTTCCTCTTCGTTTTCTATCTTTTTTGTTTCTGATTTTTGGGCCCTGGATTTCGCTTCTGTTCTTAAAGATTTGGATGATACCCTTTACCCTTCAAGCACTGGAATAGCTCAGGGTATCAAGAAAAACATCGATGGTTAGTCACTGCCATTTCATAAAGTTTTCCAATTCTTTATACTTATTTGCACCAACAtggaaaagataataataataaataaacatttgaACAATTGAAATTCATTTTCGTTTTTGACATTTCTGTAGATTTTCTAATTGAGAAATGTGGAATGTCGGTGACGAAAGCTTCAAATCTCAGAGTCGAACTCTTCAAAACTTACGGCAGCACCCTCGCCGGATTGCGAGTAATTAAACATAACTTTAATGATTCCAGATTTAATCCTTAAAAATGGGAATAATTTGAAGTTGGTTTGACTTGTTTTAGCAGGCGTTAGGGTATGACATCGATGCCGATGATTACCACGAGTAAGAAACACCTTATCCAACATCCATTTCCTGTATTAATCTAGAATTCATTTGATGATCAAGATTAAGTTTTTACCTTTCATGTGTTGCTAGTTTTGTCCATGGGAGATTGTCATACGATGTGATCAAGCCAGACTCTCAGCTACGTTCTCTGTTACGTAGCATCACCCAAAGGAAAATTGTAAGTTACAAATCATTAACAACATATGAAACAGTAATCTAAAGCGCTTTCAAATTTGGTGAAACAGATATTTACGAATTCGGACAGAGTTCATGCGGTTAAGGTAATGAAAAGGTTAGGAATAGAAGACTGTTTCGAGCAAATCATATCTTTCGAGACACTGAATCCTAATTTGTCAGAATCGAAGTGTGTCGTTCTCAAGCCGTCGACGGATGCCATCAAAATTGCTCTTCACGTCGCACGTGTTGATTCCCCACGCACCGTAAtattcctttttctctttttcaatttcacctatttttTATTACAATTAAATTATCTAGATGCTCTCTTTTTTTGGTACAGCTATTTCTAGACGACAATGTTCAGAATATATCCGCTGGAAAGACTTTGGGCCTCTGGACTTGTTTGGTAATttccaattttttaaataaaaaaaaactacccATTTAAAATGAATGAATCtaatattattttgtggtctAAGGTTGGGAAGAGTGGTGAGGGAAAGGAAGCAGATTATGCAATAGAGGAAGTCAAGAATTTGGGGGATGTGATACCAGAAATCTGGGTCAACAAACAGGATGGTGGTGACAGAAGCAGAAGTGAATTGGAGTTGGATCAATTCAATATCTCTGGGGACCTAATTGAAAAAGATGTGGGCTTAGCTCTTACGGCCCCATTATGCACATGATTAAAAAAATCATGTTAACCAGCCATGTATAATGTAACTGAGCACGTGTTAATGAATCTATATGACCCATCAATGTTTATCCCAATAACTTCAGAAGCTTCAATTGCATAAATTAAATTCACCTTTGctgtaaaattttaagatttcttTTTACTCGTTATTTTCTTTCGTtagtaatattaataaaattcttttagtttttatgttttcttCTTAATTATTATGTCGTGCCATGTCTCAACTTGTTACAttgtaattcattttttttttaaaaatcccaTCTCtgagttttttaaattattataaaattttaaaaaaaatacacaatAACAATAATTAGTGTCTGTATATACATTCTTTTATGTAGCTCATAATAATGATCTAGCTCTCTTTTAAGGCATAAAATATGTTGGAAAAGAGACCCATATATTGTAATTATAAATGATGAGACTCAAATTCAGACCTTTAAAGTTTGGAATCTCGATCTTTTGCCAATTTCACTGAGTTctctttaacattttatttttaaacaatgtGTTTAAAGTAATTGTTCATACATAGATTTATaagtcaatttaaattttattcgattgaatcaaataaaaaattcaaataaaacttttgttaattaattttattgtttattctAAATGATGTGTTAAATAAGTTGATTTGCAATCATTTTAagattcataataaattttattataggaactgtttttatttttaatttgttttaaaataaaaggggttgaTTAGTACGTTTATTCACAA
The Gossypium hirsutum isolate 1008001.06 chromosome A07, Gossypium_hirsutum_v2.1, whole genome shotgun sequence genome window above contains:
- the LOC107953061 gene encoding uncharacterized protein isoform X1; the protein is MDSPFNCLLFDLDDTLYPSSTGIAQGIKKNIDDFLIEKCGMSVTKASNLRVELFKTYGSTLAGLRQALGYDIDADDYHDFVHGRLSYDVIKPDSQLRSLLRSITQRKIIFTNSDRVHAVKVMKRLGIEDCFEQIISFETLNPNLSESKCVVLKPSTDAIKIALHVARVDSPRTLFLDDNVQNISAGKTLGLWTCLVGKSGEGKEADYAIEEVKNLGDVIPEIWVNKQDGGDRSRSELELDQFNISGDLIEKDVGLALTAPLCT
- the LOC107953061 gene encoding uncharacterized protein isoform X2, which produces MDSPFNCLLFDLDDTLYPSSTGIAQGIKKNIDDFLIEKCGMSVTKASNLRVELFKTYGSTLAGLRALGYDIDADDYHDFVHGRLSYDVIKPDSQLRSLLRSITQRKIIFTNSDRVHAVKVMKRLGIEDCFEQIISFETLNPNLSESKCVVLKPSTDAIKIALHVARVDSPRTLFLDDNVQNISAGKTLGLWTCLVGKSGEGKEADYAIEEVKNLGDVIPEIWVNKQDGGDRSRSELELDQFNISGDLIEKDVGLALTAPLCT